In Aspergillus fumigatus Af293 chromosome 4, whole genome shotgun sequence, one genomic interval encodes:
- a CDS encoding putative GAJ protein, whose protein sequence is MLPSVASINGMQVKEYIQNLTDEGKIRVEKIGSGNWYWCFGGDEKREKQARLNQLEKEVKMLQASYDEAEASLAHKRAKWEEEGEDEQSNLAEREELARRKGELEKERNRLQAQWIAATTTEEGKGVQEMREEIEEFRKQALMWTDNIYVLEGYLSKLAGGDREVIAAVQRECYGDEYVEGEGLSELTM, encoded by the coding sequence ATGCTTCCCTCGGTGGCCTCGATCAATGGGATGCAGGTTAAGGAATACATTCAAAACCTGACGGACGAGGGAAAGATCAGGGTGGAAAAGATCGGAAGCGGCAACTGGTACTGGTGTTTTGGTGGGGatgagaaaagagagaagcaAGCAAGATTAAACCAGCTCGAGAAAGAGGTGAAAATGCTGCAAGCGAGCTATGACGAAGCAGAGGCTAGTCTGGCGCACAAAAGGGCCAaatgggaagaagagggagaggacgAGCAATCAAACCTGGCAGAGAGGGAAGAGTTGGCGCGTCGAAAGGGCGAGCTAGAAAAGGAGAGGAACCGGCTGCAAGCTCAGTGGATAGCAGCTACAACGAcggaagaaggcaaaggagtGCAGGAAATgagagaggagattgaggagtTCCGGAAGCAAGCGCTTATGTGGACGGATAATATCTACGTGCTGGAGGGGTACTTGAGTAAGCTGGCAGGAGGGGATCGGGAGGTTATTGCGGCGGTGCAAAGAGAATGCTATGGGGATGAGTATGTGGAGGGTGAGGGTTTGAGTGAGCTGACCATGTAG
- the rim8 gene encoding pH response protein PalF, translating into MSVNSFTSPSAPSPLGRNRSSLLSKFRAPFGHRNRSIADFYIEPDDPWRSYFPGDVVKGTVALTVVRPVRITHLVVCLHGYVKVFKNTVPSGETDPDLGFLGPGRGRRGPEYLGNGLATLFEDEVVLCGEGRLKEGIYKFRFEMCFPPYALPSSISFERGTISYMLTSTLTKPTTMNPTVSCRRRVNFLENIDIAPFPAPKARIVTLEPVTRRSKPKGKAKSVESDAAADVQSREPSLNGSGAVGDNRPPLSPAPSNVSSSSRLSNSSQSFQLASDPSSSAGTGVRNGSITPSIADKTITAKTELLRAGVLPGETLPIVITINHCKQVRSAHGIIVTLYRQGRIDLHPAIPIGTTANGKKPVYEDYYPRSRTGLGGLTLGTSRTSSVFRKDLAQTFAPLVVDPATMTAVVKTSIRIPEDVFPTITRTPGSMINFRYYVEVVVDLRGKLTSPERFLPRFNMVSSGSNFSPSGQVLNPSDANGNSITTNWAGNILDTAQIRREKGVVAVAFEVVIGTRDSQRHKEKTERTHSVAAVSDISPPQAHPAAESDHWQNGYSPMPTTNSEYLPQTDYGFPEESQWPMYEDETAQHYQSLGGMVATPQVEEPTDEKARLRHAEQTLLPSRPPDDSEPGPSAGHLAMPTAPVLPEDDHINGYHHLPSPVENCLPHTLGSAESVQTVVASSSVAEPNGSTAPPGEDKQELERRRLMMEASAPEDMDAHTDNSAMDGPSAPVFHDDHDEQLVGGAAHGDESLPRYQR; encoded by the exons ATGTCCGTCAATTCCTTTACCTCCCCATCCGCACCCTCGCCGCTCGGTCGGAATCGAAGCTCGCTATTGTCCAAGTTCCGCGCTCCGTTCGGTCACCGGAATCGCAGCATTGCCGACTTTTATATCGAACCTGACGACCCCTGGCGCTCGTACTTTCCCGGTGATGTGGTCAAGGGCACTGTGGCCCTGACGGTGGTTCGACCCGTGCGGATTACGCACTTAGTGGTCTGTCTACATGGGTATGTCAAGGTGTTCAAGAACACAGTGCCTTCGGGCGAGACGGATCCTGATCTGGGCTTCCTCGGCCCAGGGCGCGGGCGTCGGGGACCAGAATATTTGGGCAATGGCTTGGCTACCCTgttcgaggatgaggtggTTCTCTGCGGCGAGGGACGTCTAAAGGAGGGTATTTACAAATTCCGCTTTGAAATGTGCTTCCCGCCTTATGCGCTGCCCAGTAGTATCAGC TTTGAACGAGGTACTATCTCGTATATGCTTACATCCACACTCACCAAACCCACGACGATGAACCCGACCGTTTCCTGCCGAAGACGCGTTAATTTTCTAGAGAACATCGATATCGCACCCTTTCCGGCCCCCAAGGCTCGCATCGTGACCCTTGAACCTGTTACCAGACGCTCAAAacccaagggcaaggccaagTCAGTAGAATCTGATGCGGCTGCTGATGTCCAGTCTCGGGAGCCGTCTCTCAATGGTAGTGGAGCGGTCGGAGATAATCGCCCGCCCCTTAGTCCGGCCCCCAGTAATGTCAGCTCGTCGAGTcggctcagcaacagcagccaaAGCTTTCAACTGGCCAGTGACCCTAGTTCGTCTGCTGGCACTGGGGTACGCAACGGCAGCATTACCCCTTCGATCGCGGATAAGACTATCACGGCGAAAACCGAACTTTTACGGGCTGGTGTGCTGCCGGGTGAGACCCTACCGAttgtcatcaccatcaaTCATTGCAAACAAGTGCGCAGCGCGCATGGAATTATCGTCACGTTATACCGCCAAGGGCGCATCGACCTTCATCCTGCCATTCCGATCGGCACTACCGCGAATGGCAAAAAGCCCGTTTACGAGGATTACTATCCGCGATCACGAACAGGATTGGGAGGCCTTACGTTAGGCACTAGTCGCACCAGCAGCGTCTTCCGGAAAGACCTGGCTCAGACGTTTGCGCCTTTGGTGGTCGACCCCGCGACTATGACCGCTGTGGTGAAGACTTCGATCCGCATTCCGGAGGATGTCTTTCCTACGATTACGCGCACTCCAGGCAGTATGATCAATTTTCGATATTATGTGGAGGTGGTTGTCGACTTGCGGGGCAAGCTCACATCTCCCGAGCGCTTTTTACCACGCTTCAACATGGTATCTTCTGGGAGCAATTTCTCGCCGAGTGGCCAGGTTCTGAACCCCAGTGACGCCAATGGCAACTCAATTACCACGAACTGGGCTGGCAACATCCTAGACACGGCTCAGATACGCCGGGAAAAGGGAGTTGTAGCTGTCGCTTTTGAGGTTGTGATCGGGACTCGTGACTCGCAACGACACAAGGAGAAAACCGAGCGCACGCACTCCGTGGCTGCGGTGTCTGACATATCTCCACCACAGGCACATCCCGCTGCGGAAAGTGACCACTGGCAGAACGGCTATAGCCCGATGCCGACGACGAACTCGGAGTATCTGCCTCAAACCGACTACGGCTTTCCCGAGGAGTCGCAGTGGCCAATGTATGAGGACGAAACCGCTCAGCACTACCAATCGTTGGGCGGAATGGTTGCAACACCGCAGGTTGAGGAACCAACGGATGAGAAAGCGCGCCTGCGGCACGCTGAGCAGACTCTTCTACCCAGTCGGCCACCGGATGATTCTGAGCCAGGACCTTCGGCCGGTCACTTGGCCATGCCAACCGCGCCCGTGCTTCCTGAAGATGACCACATCAACGGTTATCATCATTTACCGTCGCCGGTGGAGAACTGTCTGCCTCACACGTTGGGATCCGCGGAGTCGGTGCAGACTGTAGTTGCCAGCAGCAGTGTAGCCGAACCAAATGGAAGCACAGCACCCCCCGGCGAGGACAAGCAGGAATTGGAGCGCCGGCGACTGATGATGGAAGCAAGTGCCCCAGAAGACATGGATGCCCATACCGACAACTCCGCCATGGATGGACCCAGTGCTCCGGTCTTCCATGATGACCACGACGAGCAACTGGTGGGAGGAGCAGCGCACGGGGATGAGTCATTACCGCGTTACCAGCGATAA
- a CDS encoding putative secretory component protein shr3 — translation MAFRNGSFATFLIVCRKPPPIHLLEHFLFRTTILTRLPKTAVSFFLGIIFSLFPYDYPILWSTAPTPPAHYDYLEAHLRFLHASPPLIPRILHIVIFLGLAGLVSKLYRPSESNMLFDGASLVLYMCGITVYIANIVKGLRLASAGKYGEELATSPEEKDQILNREDSLKVLSASNTILALVLVGVLVLQAGQWYAERKDAQEYESLRKGHKEGGGGGASSSSASGAAAAAKPGRQGSVKKKSN, via the coding sequence ATGGCCTTCAGGAACGGGTCCTTTGCGACCTTCCTGATCGTTTGTCGTAAGCCACCCCCCATCCACCTCCTGGAACACTTCCTCTTCAGAACAACTATTCTAACAAGACTCCCCAAAACAGCCGTCAGCTTCTTCCTgggcatcatcttctccctcttcccctaTGACTACCCCATCCTGTGGTCCACGGCCCCTACCCCCCCAGCCCACTACGACTACCTCGAAGCGCACCTGCGCTTCCTGCACGCCTCGCCGCCCCTAATCCCTCGCATCCTCCACATCGTCATCTTTTTGGGTCTGGCCGGCCTCGTCTCGAAACTCTACCGGCCCTCGGAGAGCAACATGCTCTTCGACGGCGCCTCGCTCGTCCTCTACATGTGCGGCATCACCGTCTACATCGCCAATATCGTCAAGGGTCTGCGTCTGGCCTCGGCGGGCAAGTACGGTGAGGAGCTGGCGACCAGCCCCGAGGAGAAAGACCAGATTCTGAACCGCGAGGATTCGCTCAAGGTGCTGTCGGCTAGTAATACCATTCTGgcgttggtgttggtgggGGTGTTGGTGTTGCAGGCGGGGCAGTGGTATGCGGAGCGGAAGGATGCGCAGGAGTATGAGTCGTTGAGGAAGGGGCATAAggagggtggtggtggtggtgcttcttcttcgtcggcgtcgggggcggcggcggcggcgaagCCTGGCAGGCAAGGGAGtgtgaagaagaagagtaaCTAG